The Arachis hypogaea cultivar Tifrunner chromosome 14, arahy.Tifrunner.gnm2.J5K5, whole genome shotgun sequence genome has a segment encoding these proteins:
- the LOC112742763 gene encoding uncharacterized protein isoform X4, which yields MLSTTDTHIRYYIWLIDSNGTIKLAKLSVREAMKRLNGIRIMLKFNNEKQAIGDEAGLLSGVFGLLGSAYGKFPFFEKSWHKITTKDKVYNECVKKIFHFEEDSEETIKKNILKSMGKSWKETRLRLYNAYYEPTSTTEQNIEHHLPKIDREHWRWFLDYRAKAETQEKCRKNTINRSKQLYTHTGGSKSFTRWMEEE from the exons ATGCTGTCCACAACAGATACACATATAAGGTATTATATTTGGCTTATAGATTCCAATGGCACAATCAAGCTGGCAAAATTAAGTGTGAGGGAGGCTATGAAACGGCTTAACGGTATAAGGATCATGCTCAAGTTCAACAACGAAAAGCAAGCAATTGGAGACGAAGCTGGATTGTTGAGTGGCGTGTTTGGTCTGCTAGGATCTGCCTATGGAAAATTTCCTTTCTTTGAGAAAAGTTGGCATAAGATTACCACTAAAGACAAGGTTTATAACGAATGTGTCAAG AAAATTTTTCACTTTGAAGAAGATAGTGAAGAAactatcaagaaaaatattttgaaaagtatgGGAAAGTCTTGGAAGGAAACAAGGCTGAGGTTGTATAATGCTTATTACGAGCCAACATCAACGACTGAACAAAATATTGAGCACCATCTGCCGAAAATTGATCGAGAGCATTGGAGATGGTTCCTTGACTATCGCGCAAAAGCTGAGACGCAG GAGAAGTGCAGGAAAAATACGATTAATCGATCAAAACAACTATATACCCACACTGGTGGTTCGAAAAGCTTCACACGATGGATGGAAGAAGAG TAA
- the LOC112742763 gene encoding uncharacterized protein isoform X1, with the protein MLSTTDTHIRYYIWLIDSNGTIKLAKLSVREAMKRLNGIRIMLKFNNEKQAIGDEAGLLSGVFGLLGSAYGKFPFFEKSWHKITTKDKVYNECVKKIFHFEEDSEETIKKNILKSMGKSWKETRLRLYNAYYEPTSTTEQNIEHHLPKIDREHWRWFLDYRAKAETQEKCRKNTINRSKQLYTHTGGSKSFTRWMEEESEQQGKRVSRGELWITVHKKKNSSYINDKARAIGERIEEIKQ; encoded by the exons ATGCTGTCCACAACAGATACACATATAAGGTATTATATTTGGCTTATAGATTCCAATGGCACAATCAAGCTGGCAAAATTAAGTGTGAGGGAGGCTATGAAACGGCTTAACGGTATAAGGATCATGCTCAAGTTCAACAACGAAAAGCAAGCAATTGGAGACGAAGCTGGATTGTTGAGTGGCGTGTTTGGTCTGCTAGGATCTGCCTATGGAAAATTTCCTTTCTTTGAGAAAAGTTGGCATAAGATTACCACTAAAGACAAGGTTTATAACGAATGTGTCAAG AAAATTTTTCACTTTGAAGAAGATAGTGAAGAAactatcaagaaaaatattttgaaaagtatgGGAAAGTCTTGGAAGGAAACAAGGCTGAGGTTGTATAATGCTTATTACGAGCCAACATCAACGACTGAACAAAATATTGAGCACCATCTGCCGAAAATTGATCGAGAGCATTGGAGATGGTTCCTTGACTATCGCGCAAAAGCTGAGACGCAG GAGAAGTGCAGGAAAAATACGATTAATCGATCAAAACAACTATATACCCACACTGGTGGTTCGAAAAGCTTCACACGATGGATGGAAGAAGAG TCAGAACAACAAGGGAAGAGAGTTAGTAGAGGAGAGTTATGGATCACagtgcacaaaaaaaaaaatagctccTATATCAATGATAAAGCAAGAGCAATTGGT GAAAGAATTGAGGAGATTAAGCAATAG
- the LOC112742763 gene encoding uncharacterized protein isoform X3, translated as MLSTTDTHIRYYIWLIDSNGTIKLAKLSVREAMKRLNGIRIMLKFNNEKQAIGDEAGLLSGVFGLLGSAYGKFPFFEKSWHKITTKDKVYNECVKKIFHFEEDSEETIKKNILKSMGKSWKETRLRLYNAYYEPTSTTEQNIEHHLPKIDREHWRWFLDYRAKAETQEKCRKNTINRSKQLYTHTGGSKSFTRWMEEEERIEEIKQ; from the exons ATGCTGTCCACAACAGATACACATATAAGGTATTATATTTGGCTTATAGATTCCAATGGCACAATCAAGCTGGCAAAATTAAGTGTGAGGGAGGCTATGAAACGGCTTAACGGTATAAGGATCATGCTCAAGTTCAACAACGAAAAGCAAGCAATTGGAGACGAAGCTGGATTGTTGAGTGGCGTGTTTGGTCTGCTAGGATCTGCCTATGGAAAATTTCCTTTCTTTGAGAAAAGTTGGCATAAGATTACCACTAAAGACAAGGTTTATAACGAATGTGTCAAG AAAATTTTTCACTTTGAAGAAGATAGTGAAGAAactatcaagaaaaatattttgaaaagtatgGGAAAGTCTTGGAAGGAAACAAGGCTGAGGTTGTATAATGCTTATTACGAGCCAACATCAACGACTGAACAAAATATTGAGCACCATCTGCCGAAAATTGATCGAGAGCATTGGAGATGGTTCCTTGACTATCGCGCAAAAGCTGAGACGCAG GAGAAGTGCAGGAAAAATACGATTAATCGATCAAAACAACTATATACCCACACTGGTGGTTCGAAAAGCTTCACACGATGGATGGAAGAAGAG GAAAGAATTGAGGAGATTAAGCAATAG
- the LOC112742763 gene encoding uncharacterized protein isoform X2, which produces MKRLNGIRIMLKFNNEKQAIGDEAGLLSGVFGLLGSAYGKFPFFEKSWHKITTKDKVYNECVKKIFHFEEDSEETIKKNILKSMGKSWKETRLRLYNAYYEPTSTTEQNIEHHLPKIDREHWRWFLDYRAKAETQEKCRKNTINRSKQLYTHTGGSKSFTRWMEEESEQQGKRVSRGELWITVHKKKNSSYINDKARAIGERIEEIKQ; this is translated from the exons ATGAAACGGCTTAACGGTATAAGGATCATGCTCAAGTTCAACAACGAAAAGCAAGCAATTGGAGACGAAGCTGGATTGTTGAGTGGCGTGTTTGGTCTGCTAGGATCTGCCTATGGAAAATTTCCTTTCTTTGAGAAAAGTTGGCATAAGATTACCACTAAAGACAAGGTTTATAACGAATGTGTCAAG AAAATTTTTCACTTTGAAGAAGATAGTGAAGAAactatcaagaaaaatattttgaaaagtatgGGAAAGTCTTGGAAGGAAACAAGGCTGAGGTTGTATAATGCTTATTACGAGCCAACATCAACGACTGAACAAAATATTGAGCACCATCTGCCGAAAATTGATCGAGAGCATTGGAGATGGTTCCTTGACTATCGCGCAAAAGCTGAGACGCAG GAGAAGTGCAGGAAAAATACGATTAATCGATCAAAACAACTATATACCCACACTGGTGGTTCGAAAAGCTTCACACGATGGATGGAAGAAGAG TCAGAACAACAAGGGAAGAGAGTTAGTAGAGGAGAGTTATGGATCACagtgcacaaaaaaaaaaatagctccTATATCAATGATAAAGCAAGAGCAATTGGT GAAAGAATTGAGGAGATTAAGCAATAG
- the LOC112742763 gene encoding uncharacterized protein isoform X5: protein MCQDSEETIKKNILKSMGKSWKETRLRLYNAYYEPTSTTEQNIEHHLPKIDREHWRWFLDYRAKAETQEKCRKNTINRSKQLYTHTGGSKSFTRWMEEESEQQGKRVSRGELWITVHKKKNSSYINDKARAIGERIEEIKQ from the exons ATGTGTCAAG ATAGTGAAGAAactatcaagaaaaatattttgaaaagtatgGGAAAGTCTTGGAAGGAAACAAGGCTGAGGTTGTATAATGCTTATTACGAGCCAACATCAACGACTGAACAAAATATTGAGCACCATCTGCCGAAAATTGATCGAGAGCATTGGAGATGGTTCCTTGACTATCGCGCAAAAGCTGAGACGCAG GAGAAGTGCAGGAAAAATACGATTAATCGATCAAAACAACTATATACCCACACTGGTGGTTCGAAAAGCTTCACACGATGGATGGAAGAAGAG TCAGAACAACAAGGGAAGAGAGTTAGTAGAGGAGAGTTATGGATCACagtgcacaaaaaaaaaaatagctccTATATCAATGATAAAGCAAGAGCAATTGGT GAAAGAATTGAGGAGATTAAGCAATAG